The following proteins are co-located in the Telopea speciosissima isolate NSW1024214 ecotype Mountain lineage chromosome 9, Tspe_v1, whole genome shotgun sequence genome:
- the LOC122638873 gene encoding proline-rich receptor-like protein kinase PERK2 — MFKELQEQQRNLASHKSKTPKSKRFQPSSPPVVPLPPSYLPPSFTPTSQPTFQPIPGHTPPVPPSLVPWVPPPPPKPLTPRTAYALLPSLQNLNTLSSYLTQLTVQDPIPVLTLTKDTSSDTSSFCESYNEPPPPVFQTRPEASGPSPTPRANTGVTEPIVTSDSDHGSVHADERQQPPPPPRAPTHPFANQDPKQLFTFDGIPFHKWPEKISEFHAWLMAELL, encoded by the coding sequence ATGTTCAAGGAACTCCAAGAACAACAACGAAACCTTGCTTCTCATAAaagcaaaaccccaaaatcaaagaGGTTTCAGCCATCCTCGCCTCCTGTTGTTCCCTTACCACCATCATATCTCCCTCCATCATTCACCCCAACATCACAGCCTACTTTCCAACCTATCCCTGGTCACACTCCACCTGTCCCTCCGTCATTAGTCCCATGggttcctccacctccacctaaGCCATTGACCCCCAGGACAGCTTATGcccttctcccttcccttcAAAACCTAAATACCTTGAGCTCTTATCTCACCCAGCTTACTGTGCAAGACCCTATCCCGGTCCTCACTCTCACCAAGGATACCTCCTCAGATACCTCAAGCTTTTGTGAGTCCTACAATGAGCCTCCTCCTCCAGTTTTCCAAACTAGGCCTGAAGCTTCAGGTCCAAGTCCAACTCCTAGGGCAAATACAGGAGTCACTGAGCCTATTGTTACCAGTGACAGTGATCATGGATCTGTTCATGCTGATGAACGACAGCAGCCGCCACCGCCTCCTCGGGCACCAACTCACCCTTTTGCCAACCAAGATCCAAAGCAGTTATTCACCTTTGACGGCATTCCTTTTCACAAATGGCCTGAAAAGATCTCAGAATTCCATGCTTGGTTGATGGCAGAACTGCTTTAA